From the genome of Ctenopharyngodon idella isolate HZGC_01 chromosome 23, HZGC01, whole genome shotgun sequence, one region includes:
- the cd226 gene encoding CD226 antigen isoform X1, with translation MVAVQKDYWYFLVLMMPLCFLKGSVQMKAPESTVILREGMILDCLCPWTGQLTMVSWTKKSLSQPVAVYHPQYGTNFESSYDGRVEFLKTTTMDGSISIRNVTEGDIGQYHCSLQTYPQGSWTKDTFVKKTAITTTISIQPDTKLVVAENDNLTINCDLVHNGEVYQVSIEKLNTEEGSSNIIATCQMLEDGVELNEFNSRGRVNCSDAMEVSLHLTNIIKEDGGLYRCNFSTDAGVQSTTVLLTTLSAQDLRGLHHMLYVYIGGGLVGVALLMILLVTWVNRMKRKREDYRIKLHPAKRQRNTYDHGCVYDRMKKGTKSGARDKEIYVNFQIVRAHKKQKQKR, from the exons ATGGTGGCAGTACAAAAGGATTACTGGTACTTCTTGGTACTCATGATGCCGCTCTGTTTTCTGAAAG GCTCTGTTCAGATGAAAGCCCCAGAATCAACAGTCATACTGCGTGAGGGAATGATATTGGACTGCCTGTGTCCGTGGACTGGCCAGCTCACTATGGTCTCTTGGACTAAAAAGTCTCTTTCACAACCTGTAGCTGTTTATCATCCTCAGTATGGTACCAACTTCGAATCATCTTATGATGGTAGAGTGGAGTTTCTGAAAACCACCACGATGGATGGCAGCATTTCCATAAGGAACGTCACTGAGGGTGACATCGGCCAGTATCATTGCTCTCTGCAGACCTATCCTCAGGGTTCATGGACAAAAGACACATTTGTCAAAAAAACAG CAATCACCACCACCATCTCTATTCAACCAGACACTAAGTTGGTGGTGGCAGAGAACGACAACCTGACCATTAATTGTGACCTTGTCCACAACGGTGAGGTTTATCAAGTAAGCATAGAGAAACTGAACACTGAGGAGGGGAGTAGCAATATTATAGCAACGTGTCAGATGCTGGAGGATGGCGTGGAGCTGAACGAGTTCAACAGTAGAGGACGAGTGAACTGCAGTGATGCTATGGAGGTCAGTCTACACCTCACCAACATCATCAAAGAAGATGGAGGATTGTACCGCTGCAACTTCAGCACAGACGCCGGTGTCCAGTCCACCACAGTCCTGCTGACCACTCTATCTGCTCAAG ATTTAAGGGGTCTTCATCACATGCTGTACGTGTATATTGGAGGAGGGCTGGTTGGTGTCGCTCTTCTGATGATTTTGTTAGTGACGTGGGTGAACAG gatgaaaaGGAAGAGAGAGGACTACAGAATCAAACTGCACCCTGCCAAAAGACAG CGTAACACATATGATCATGGCTGTGTCTATGACAGGATGAAAAAGGGGACCAAAAGTGGGGCAAGAGATAAAGAAATATACGTTAACTTTCAGATTGTGAGGgctcataaaaaacaaaaacaaaagagatgA
- the cd226 gene encoding CD226 antigen isoform X2, whose amino-acid sequence MVAVQKDYWYFLVLMMPLCFLKGSVQMKAPESTVILREGMILDCLCPWTGQLTMVSWTKKSLSQPVAVYHPQYGTNFESSYDGRVEFLKTTTMDGSISIRNVTEGDIGQYHCSLQTYPQGSWTKDTFVKKTAITTTISIQPDTKLVVAENDNLTINCDLVHNGEVYQVSIEKLNTEEGSSNIIATCQMLEDGVELNEFNSRGRVNCSDAMEVSLHLTNIIKEDGGLYRCNFSTDAGVQSTTVLLTTLSAQDLRGLHHMLYVYIGGGLVGVALLMILLVTWVNRMKRKREDYRIKLHPAKRQKWKYQPHE is encoded by the exons ATGGTGGCAGTACAAAAGGATTACTGGTACTTCTTGGTACTCATGATGCCGCTCTGTTTTCTGAAAG GCTCTGTTCAGATGAAAGCCCCAGAATCAACAGTCATACTGCGTGAGGGAATGATATTGGACTGCCTGTGTCCGTGGACTGGCCAGCTCACTATGGTCTCTTGGACTAAAAAGTCTCTTTCACAACCTGTAGCTGTTTATCATCCTCAGTATGGTACCAACTTCGAATCATCTTATGATGGTAGAGTGGAGTTTCTGAAAACCACCACGATGGATGGCAGCATTTCCATAAGGAACGTCACTGAGGGTGACATCGGCCAGTATCATTGCTCTCTGCAGACCTATCCTCAGGGTTCATGGACAAAAGACACATTTGTCAAAAAAACAG CAATCACCACCACCATCTCTATTCAACCAGACACTAAGTTGGTGGTGGCAGAGAACGACAACCTGACCATTAATTGTGACCTTGTCCACAACGGTGAGGTTTATCAAGTAAGCATAGAGAAACTGAACACTGAGGAGGGGAGTAGCAATATTATAGCAACGTGTCAGATGCTGGAGGATGGCGTGGAGCTGAACGAGTTCAACAGTAGAGGACGAGTGAACTGCAGTGATGCTATGGAGGTCAGTCTACACCTCACCAACATCATCAAAGAAGATGGAGGATTGTACCGCTGCAACTTCAGCACAGACGCCGGTGTCCAGTCCACCACAGTCCTGCTGACCACTCTATCTGCTCAAG ATTTAAGGGGTCTTCATCACATGCTGTACGTGTATATTGGAGGAGGGCTGGTTGGTGTCGCTCTTCTGATGATTTTGTTAGTGACGTGGGTGAACAG gatgaaaaGGAAGAGAGAGGACTACAGAATCAAACTGCACCCTGCCAAAAGACAG AAATGGAAGTACCAGCCTCACGAATGA